In Drosophila santomea strain STO CAGO 1482 chromosome 3L, Prin_Dsan_1.1, whole genome shotgun sequence, a single window of DNA contains:
- the LOC120450029 gene encoding ubiquitin carboxyl-terminal hydrolase 47 isoform X2 yields the protein MTDKESEQCTVSVFDQTPGSEQKKINVVVRSHFTVNRVIDLIGTQFSYGKFELLLQPHDNKDLVNLNAVNSQLMYEVDGFEPQLKNHLILLPSGSWDGDVTKRFELPIKKVVVKKVMKSDGEKAKSPATGEKKKRVVGEKTKKKPASGSSSPSKTKTTNEDSLAKTSISTESSPEKGSKIKTADEKIAKPISEQAPKASPEESPELSTETSLKITSSESPVAKKTAKVTSKPTLELLSPIKPSSPIKELDCEPVDTLSKQQLSEQLQLYPQGRNLISPVDDGPSDLFISDAEQLSDDDLALGASASPTMLGPGYDFGAPTGDSDVEGVTGVVDPSTIGTDDGTYPALSNFYRRKYGGDELPAWQRVNTTAADFVSSATTETETEARQTSVGPRGYVGLVNQAMTCYLNSLLQALFMTPEFRNALYRWEFDNDNEAKNIPYQLQKLFLNLQTSPKAAVETTDLTRSFGWDSTEAWQQHDIQELCRVMFDALEHKFKNTKQANLISNLYEGKMNDYVKCLECNTEKTREDTFLDIPLPVRPFGSSSAYGSIEEALRAFVQPETLDGNNQYLCEKCKKKCDAHKGLHFKSFPYILTLHLKRFDFDYQTMHRIKLNDRVTFPQTLNLNTFINRSGNNGEQNSQLNGTVDDCSTADSGSAMEDDNLSSGVVTTASSSQHENDLNDEDEGIDMSSSTSKSAKQGSGPYLYELFAIMIHSGSASGGHYYAYIKDFDNNEWFCFNDQNVTSITQEDIQRSFGGPNGSYYSSAYTSSTNAYMLMYRQVDAKRNEQVAKVADFPEHIKTLLPKLHSEEETRGTRLGRHITVTDLALPDLYKPRVYFYNPSLKKMKITRVYVSQSFNINLVLMSAYEMLNVEQFAPLSRCRLVAYNSSMDTIIQSLESCTDPTLTELRAAQNYSLDFLLEYRAEDQEFEVYPPDGITCSAGAGSQRRSSPLHRPPFAH from the exons ATGACGGACAAGGAGAGCGAGCAGTGCACCGTCTCGGTCTTTGACCAGACACCCGGCTCGGAGCAAAAGAAGATCAACGTAGTGGTCCGCTCCCACTTCACGGTGAACCGCGTGATTGACCTTATCGGCACCCAGTTCTCGTACGGAAAGTTCgagctgttgctgcagccacaCGATAACAAGGATCTG GTTAATCTGAATGCCGTGAATTCCCAGCTGATGTACGAAGTGGATGGATTTGAGCCTCAGCTGAAGAACCACTTGATCCTTCTGCCCTCCGGCAGTTGGGATGGCGACGTGACCAAACGCTTTGAGTTGCCCATTAAGAAAGTGGTAGTCAAAAAGGTTATGAAGTCAGACGGAGAGAAGGCCAAGAGTCCTGCGACTGGCGAGAAGAAGAAGCGCGTAGTTGGCgagaaaaccaaaaagaagCCAGCATCGGGATCTTCCTCTCCAAGCAAGACAAAAACGACGAATGAGGACTCCTTGGCCAAGACCAGCATCAGTACGGAATCAAGTCCCGAGAAGGGTTCCAAGATCAAGACCGCTGACGAAAAGATCGCCAAGCCCATTTCAGAACAAGCACCCAAGGCTAGTCCTGAAGAAAGCCCCGAGCTATCTACGGAGACAAGCTTAAAAATCACTTCTTCGGAGAGTCCGGTTGCCAAGAAAACGGCCAAGGTCACTTCTAAGCCGACCCTAGAGTTGCTGAGTCCCATCAAGCCGTCGTCACCCATTAAAGAGCTTGACTGCGAACCAGTTGACACTCTGAGCAAGCAACAGCTCTCtgagcaactgcagctgtATCCACAAGGTAGAAACCTAATCTCACCAGTGGACGATGGTCCTTCCGATCTTTTTATCTCGGATGCCGAACAGTTGTCGGATGACGACCTGGCACTGGGCGCCTCTGCTAGTCCGACAATGCTGGGACCTGGCTACGATTTTGGAGCTCCGACCGGCGACTCGGACGTCGAGGGTGTGACCGGAGTGGTAGACCCATCTACAATTGGCACAGACGATGGTACGTACCCGGCTCTGTCTAACTTCTATCGCCGAAAATATGGTGGCGATGAGCTGCCAGCTTGGCAGAGAGTCAACACAACGGCGGCGGACTTCGTGTCCTCGGCCACCACAGAAACTGAGACAGAGGCAAGGCAGACGAGCGTCGGACCCAGGGGATATGTTGGGTTGGTCAACCAAGCCATGACCTGCTATCTAAACAGTTTGCTGCAGGCACTTTTTATGACACCCGAGTTTAGGAATGCTCTGTACCGCTGGGAGTTCGATAATGACAACGAGGCCAAGAACATACCATACCAACTGCAAAAGCTCTTCCTTAACTTGCAGACCTCGCCCAAAGCGGCGGTAGAAACCACTGACCTGACCCGCAGCTTTGGGTGGGACTCGACGGAGGCCTGGCAGCAGCATGATATCCAGGAACTGTGCCGTGTTATGTTCGACGCTCTAGAGCACAAATTCAAGAACACTAAGCAGGCAAATCTCATCTCCAACCTGTACGAGGGCAAGATGAACGATTACGTGAAGTGCCTGGAGTGCAATACGGAGAAGACGCGCGAGGACACCTTCCTAGATATACCGCTCCCTGTGCGGCCCTTTGGAAGCAGCTCCGCATATGGCAGCATCGAGGAAGCTCTGCGCGCCTTCGTTCAGCCGGAAACGCTCGATGGAAATAACCAGTATCTCTGCGAGAAGTGCAAAAAGAAATGCGACGCTCACAAGGGACTGCACTTCAAGTCCTTCCCCTACATCCTCACGTTGCACCTTAAACGCTTCGACTTTGACTACCAGACCATGCACCGCATCAAATTAAACGACAG AGTGACCTTCCCTCAGACGCTCAACCTGAACACGTTCATCAACCGGAGCGGAAACAACGGTGAACAAAACTCTCAGCTGAACGGCACCGTGGACGATTGCAGCACGGCGGACAGTGGATCCGCCATGGAGGACGATAACCTAAGCAGCGGCGTGGTGACCACAGCGAGCTCTAGTCAGCACGAGAACGATCTGAACGACGAGGATGAGGGCATCGAcatgagcagcagcaccagcaagAGCGCCAAGCAGGGATCCGGTCCGTATCTGTACGAACTGTTCGCCATCATGATCCATTCGGGCAGCGCTTCCGGTGGCCACTACTATGCTTACATTAAGGACTTCGACAACAACGAGTGGTTCTGTTTTAACGATCAGAACGTAACTAGT ATCACCCAAGAGGACATCCAACGTTCGTTTGGCGGACCAAACGGCAGCTACTACTCCAGTGCCTACACCTCCAGCACCAACGCATACATGTTGATGTACCGGCAGGTGGACGCCAAAAGAAACGAGCAGGTCGCCAAGGTGGCCGACTTTCCTGAGCACATCAAAACGCTGCTACCCAAGCTGCACTCGGAGGAGGAGACGCGCGGTACCCGCCTTGGCAGGCACATTACGGTTACGGATTTGGCTCTTCCGGATTTGTACAAGCCCCGCGTCTACTTTTATAATCCCTCCCTGAAGAAGATGAAGATTACCAGGGTGTACGTATCACAGAGTTTCAACATCAACCTGGTTCTCATGTCAGCCTATGAGATGTTGAATGTGGAGCAGTTCGCGCCGCTATCTCGCTGTCGCTTGGTGGCCTACAACTCCTCGATGGACACGATTATCCAGTCCCTGGAGAGTTGCACAGATCCAACTTTGACCGAACTGCGCGCGGCACAGAACTACAGTCTAGACTTTCTGCTGGAGTACCGGGCCGAGGATCAAGAGTTTGAGGTCTATCCGCCAGACGGCATTACGTG CAGCGCGGGAGCGGGAAGCCAGCGACGTTCTTCGCCGCTCCATCGCCCTCCGTTTGCACATTAG
- the LOC120450029 gene encoding ubiquitin carboxyl-terminal hydrolase 47 isoform X1, whose protein sequence is MTDKESEQCTVSVFDQTPGSEQKKINVVVRSHFTVNRVIDLIGTQFSYGKFELLLQPHDNKDLVNLNAVNSQLMYEVDGFEPQLKNHLILLPSGSWDGDVTKRFELPIKKVVVKKVMKSDGEKAKSPATGEKKKRVVGEKTKKKPASGSSSPSKTKTTNEDSLAKTSISTESSPEKGSKIKTADEKIAKPISEQAPKASPEESPELSTETSLKITSSESPVAKKTAKVTSKPTLELLSPIKPSSPIKELDCEPVDTLSKQQLSEQLQLYPQGRNLISPVDDGPSDLFISDAEQLSDDDLALGASASPTMLGPGYDFGAPTGDSDVEGVTGVVDPSTIGTDDGTYPALSNFYRRKYGGDELPAWQRVNTTAADFVSSATTETETEARQTSVGPRGYVGLVNQAMTCYLNSLLQALFMTPEFRNALYRWEFDNDNEAKNIPYQLQKLFLNLQTSPKAAVETTDLTRSFGWDSTEAWQQHDIQELCRVMFDALEHKFKNTKQANLISNLYEGKMNDYVKCLECNTEKTREDTFLDIPLPVRPFGSSSAYGSIEEALRAFVQPETLDGNNQYLCEKCKKKCDAHKGLHFKSFPYILTLHLKRFDFDYQTMHRIKLNDRVTFPQTLNLNTFINRSGNNGEQNSQLNGTVDDCSTADSGSAMEDDNLSSGVVTTASSSQHENDLNDEDEGIDMSSSTSKSAKQGSGPYLYELFAIMIHSGSASGGHYYAYIKDFDNNEWFCFNDQNVTSITQEDIQRSFGGPNGSYYSSAYTSSTNAYMLMYRQVDAKRNEQVAKVADFPEHIKTLLPKLHSEEETRGTRLGRHITVTDLALPDLYKPRVYFYNPSLKKMKITRVYVSQSFNINLVLMSAYEMLNVEQFAPLSRCRLVAYNSSMDTIIQSLESCTDPTLTELRAAQNYSLDFLLEYRAEDQEFEVYPPDGITWYVFKVDLSTMAMDGPFLVYSAAREREASDVLRRSIALRLHISEQQFLLATVRGTVPKAFVAYDPHPSPEALQHLQNMANTQFKSITYFYLNVPNTDAATLEMLGVPSVESIESASGGDVVDAAMMNGVAPGHVSSSNDCDWRRYKRDLLEPMAQPSPSHGHESNSEDSSLSDGDRTLVESDNMAHRGGGDSQISSTSHSPQLSSPEDEAASHDAMMRVHAYCNGNGSYAAADVVDPLLLPTSTNHFFYATKVECVDVIGTSSSSGHQSDEEAQLRKPTRAYKLLVGTHMRMGAFKKHIEQLIQVPSAYFKLQRKHDNNLSNNQNNSLVHLIEGETLTVELGKTLEPDEFKAKIHFLRLADIDNETSKLPCVCEWVYNANTTAEQAKKDLVAKLHRMDAKYATLSVQNCRIWLKGGRIPIKILSNDETLHCDMRSTITSEFIVQECEEGVDPQPKDDSLTIFVRRWCPAKLEFGKFQEITLDQDSEIRLSLSQISNITIDKLSYMKLNSNFPCTTISALSVNESSSWYSVPATLDKYPLNTTQTGNIYLYKDRTVPARELTLEERRLMNAKEKARLDRVGCVSTTRYSQRRERALKIYLDSPEKSSNVTASAPMDVHVNN, encoded by the exons ATGACGGACAAGGAGAGCGAGCAGTGCACCGTCTCGGTCTTTGACCAGACACCCGGCTCGGAGCAAAAGAAGATCAACGTAGTGGTCCGCTCCCACTTCACGGTGAACCGCGTGATTGACCTTATCGGCACCCAGTTCTCGTACGGAAAGTTCgagctgttgctgcagccacaCGATAACAAGGATCTG GTTAATCTGAATGCCGTGAATTCCCAGCTGATGTACGAAGTGGATGGATTTGAGCCTCAGCTGAAGAACCACTTGATCCTTCTGCCCTCCGGCAGTTGGGATGGCGACGTGACCAAACGCTTTGAGTTGCCCATTAAGAAAGTGGTAGTCAAAAAGGTTATGAAGTCAGACGGAGAGAAGGCCAAGAGTCCTGCGACTGGCGAGAAGAAGAAGCGCGTAGTTGGCgagaaaaccaaaaagaagCCAGCATCGGGATCTTCCTCTCCAAGCAAGACAAAAACGACGAATGAGGACTCCTTGGCCAAGACCAGCATCAGTACGGAATCAAGTCCCGAGAAGGGTTCCAAGATCAAGACCGCTGACGAAAAGATCGCCAAGCCCATTTCAGAACAAGCACCCAAGGCTAGTCCTGAAGAAAGCCCCGAGCTATCTACGGAGACAAGCTTAAAAATCACTTCTTCGGAGAGTCCGGTTGCCAAGAAAACGGCCAAGGTCACTTCTAAGCCGACCCTAGAGTTGCTGAGTCCCATCAAGCCGTCGTCACCCATTAAAGAGCTTGACTGCGAACCAGTTGACACTCTGAGCAAGCAACAGCTCTCtgagcaactgcagctgtATCCACAAGGTAGAAACCTAATCTCACCAGTGGACGATGGTCCTTCCGATCTTTTTATCTCGGATGCCGAACAGTTGTCGGATGACGACCTGGCACTGGGCGCCTCTGCTAGTCCGACAATGCTGGGACCTGGCTACGATTTTGGAGCTCCGACCGGCGACTCGGACGTCGAGGGTGTGACCGGAGTGGTAGACCCATCTACAATTGGCACAGACGATGGTACGTACCCGGCTCTGTCTAACTTCTATCGCCGAAAATATGGTGGCGATGAGCTGCCAGCTTGGCAGAGAGTCAACACAACGGCGGCGGACTTCGTGTCCTCGGCCACCACAGAAACTGAGACAGAGGCAAGGCAGACGAGCGTCGGACCCAGGGGATATGTTGGGTTGGTCAACCAAGCCATGACCTGCTATCTAAACAGTTTGCTGCAGGCACTTTTTATGACACCCGAGTTTAGGAATGCTCTGTACCGCTGGGAGTTCGATAATGACAACGAGGCCAAGAACATACCATACCAACTGCAAAAGCTCTTCCTTAACTTGCAGACCTCGCCCAAAGCGGCGGTAGAAACCACTGACCTGACCCGCAGCTTTGGGTGGGACTCGACGGAGGCCTGGCAGCAGCATGATATCCAGGAACTGTGCCGTGTTATGTTCGACGCTCTAGAGCACAAATTCAAGAACACTAAGCAGGCAAATCTCATCTCCAACCTGTACGAGGGCAAGATGAACGATTACGTGAAGTGCCTGGAGTGCAATACGGAGAAGACGCGCGAGGACACCTTCCTAGATATACCGCTCCCTGTGCGGCCCTTTGGAAGCAGCTCCGCATATGGCAGCATCGAGGAAGCTCTGCGCGCCTTCGTTCAGCCGGAAACGCTCGATGGAAATAACCAGTATCTCTGCGAGAAGTGCAAAAAGAAATGCGACGCTCACAAGGGACTGCACTTCAAGTCCTTCCCCTACATCCTCACGTTGCACCTTAAACGCTTCGACTTTGACTACCAGACCATGCACCGCATCAAATTAAACGACAG AGTGACCTTCCCTCAGACGCTCAACCTGAACACGTTCATCAACCGGAGCGGAAACAACGGTGAACAAAACTCTCAGCTGAACGGCACCGTGGACGATTGCAGCACGGCGGACAGTGGATCCGCCATGGAGGACGATAACCTAAGCAGCGGCGTGGTGACCACAGCGAGCTCTAGTCAGCACGAGAACGATCTGAACGACGAGGATGAGGGCATCGAcatgagcagcagcaccagcaagAGCGCCAAGCAGGGATCCGGTCCGTATCTGTACGAACTGTTCGCCATCATGATCCATTCGGGCAGCGCTTCCGGTGGCCACTACTATGCTTACATTAAGGACTTCGACAACAACGAGTGGTTCTGTTTTAACGATCAGAACGTAACTAGT ATCACCCAAGAGGACATCCAACGTTCGTTTGGCGGACCAAACGGCAGCTACTACTCCAGTGCCTACACCTCCAGCACCAACGCATACATGTTGATGTACCGGCAGGTGGACGCCAAAAGAAACGAGCAGGTCGCCAAGGTGGCCGACTTTCCTGAGCACATCAAAACGCTGCTACCCAAGCTGCACTCGGAGGAGGAGACGCGCGGTACCCGCCTTGGCAGGCACATTACGGTTACGGATTTGGCTCTTCCGGATTTGTACAAGCCCCGCGTCTACTTTTATAATCCCTCCCTGAAGAAGATGAAGATTACCAGGGTGTACGTATCACAGAGTTTCAACATCAACCTGGTTCTCATGTCAGCCTATGAGATGTTGAATGTGGAGCAGTTCGCGCCGCTATCTCGCTGTCGCTTGGTGGCCTACAACTCCTCGATGGACACGATTATCCAGTCCCTGGAGAGTTGCACAGATCCAACTTTGACCGAACTGCGCGCGGCACAGAACTACAGTCTAGACTTTCTGCTGGAGTACCGGGCCGAGGATCAAGAGTTTGAGGTCTATCCGCCAGACGGCATTACGTGGTATGTGTTTAAGGTAGATCTATCGACCATGGCGATGGACGGTCCCTTCCTGGTTTACTCAGCAGCGCGGGAGCGGGAAGCCAGCGACGTTCTTCGCCGCTCCATCGCCCTCCGTTTGCACATTAGCGAGCAGCAGTTCCTTCTTGCCACGGTGCGCGGCACGGTGCCGAAGGCTTTCGTGGCCTACGATCCCCATCCGTCGCCCGAGGCCCTGCAACACCTTCAGAACATGGCCAACACCCAGTTTAAGTCCATAACATACTTCTACTTGAACGTACCCAACACGGATGCCGCCACCCTTGAGATGCTCGGTGTGCCCAGCGTTGAGTCCATCGAG TCCGCCAGTGGAGGTGATGTTGTCGATGCTGCAATGATGAATGGCGTGGCACCTGGTCACGTGTCCTCTAGCAACGACTGCGATTGGAGGCGCTACAAGCGAGATCTACTGGAACCCATGGCGCAACCCAGTCCCAGCCACGGCCACGAGTCCAACTCGGAGGACAGCAGTCTAAGCGACGGAGACCGAACACTGGTGGAGTCGGACAACATGGCACATCGCGGTGGAGGTGACAGTCAAATCAGTTCCACCAGTCATTCGCCGCAGCTGTCTAGTCCGGAGGACGAGGCGGCCTCCCACGATGCCATGATGCGGGTTCACGCCTACTGCAATGGAAACGGCAGTTATGCGGCGGCCGATGTGGTGGATCCCCTGCTCCTGCCCACCAGCACCAACCACTTCTTCTACGCTACAAAGGTCGAGTGCGTGGATGTGATCGGCACCAGTTCCAGTTCGGGTCACCAGTCCGACGAGGAGGCGCAGCTGCGTAAGCCCACGCGTGCCTATAAGCTGCTGGTGGGCACACACATGCGCATGGGCGCTTTTAAGAAACACATCGAGCAGCTGATCCAAGTGCCCTCCGCCTATTTTAAACTGCAGCGGAAGCACGATAATAATCTGTCCAACAACCAGAACAACTCGTTGGTCCATCTCATAGAAGGCGAAACACTGACGGTGGAGTTGGGTAAAACGCTGGAGCCGGACGAGTTTAAGGCCAAGATTCACTTTCTGCGACTGGCGGACATTGACAACGAGACGTCCAAGCTGCCCTGCGTATGCGAGTGGGTCTACAATGCCAACACCACGGCGGAGCAGGCCAAGAAAGATCTGGTGGCCAAGCTGCACCGCATGGATGCCAAGTACGCCACACTTTCTGTGCAGAACTGTCGCATCTGGCTGAAGGGCGGACGTATTCCCATAAAGATTCTGTCCAACGATGAAACGCTCCATTGCGACATGCGCTCCACAATCACATCGGAG TTCATTGTGCAAGAGTGCGAGGAGGGAGTGGACCCGCAGCCCAAGGACGATTCTCTGACTATATTTGTTAGGCGGTGGTGTCCAGCTAAACTGGAGTTTGGAAAGTTCCAAGAAATCACTTTGGACC AGGACAGCGAAATCAGGCTTTCATTATCACAGATCAGCAACATCACAATAGACAAACTGAGCTATATGAAG TTGAACAGCAACTTCCCGTGCACAACCATATCAGCGTTAAGTGTCAACGAGTCCAGCAGTTGGTACTCCGTGCCCGCCACCCTGGACAAATATCCGCTTAACACCACACAGACGGGAAACATCTACCTGTACAA AGATAGGACGGTACCTGCGCGAGAGCTGACGCTGGAGGAGCGACGCCTGATGAACGCCAAGGAGAAGGCACGACTGGATCGGGTGGGTTGCGTGTCCACCACGCGATATTCGCAGCGTCGGGAACGTGCCCTAAAGATCTACCTGGACTCTCCGGAGAAGTCAAGCAATGTGACCGCCTCGGCACCGATGGATGTGCATGTCAATAATTAA
- the LOC120450029 gene encoding ubiquitin carboxyl-terminal hydrolase 47 isoform X3, which translates to MTDKESEQCTVSVFDQTPGSEQKKINVVVRSHFTVNRVIDLIGTQFSYGKFELLLQPHDNKDLVNLNAVNSQLMYEVDGFEPQLKNHLILLPSGSWDGDVTKRFELPIKKVVVKKVMKSDGEKAKSPATGEKKKRVVGEKTKKKPASGSSSPSKTKTTNEDSLAKTSISTESSPEKGSKIKTADEKIAKPISEQAPKASPEESPELSTETSLKITSSESPVAKKTAKVTSKPTLELLSPIKPSSPIKELDCEPVDTLSKQQLSEQLQLYPQGRNLISPVDDGPSDLFISDAEQLSDDDLALGASASPTMLGPGYDFGAPTGDSDVEGVTGVVDPSTIGTDDGTYPALSNFYRRKYGGDELPAWQRVNTTAADFVSSATTETETEARQTSVGPRGYVGLVNQAMTCYLNSLLQALFMTPEFRNALYRWEFDNDNEAKNIPYQLQKLFLNLQTSPKAAVETTDLTRSFGWDSTEAWQQHDIQELCRVMFDALEHKFKNTKQANLISNLYEGKMNDYVKCLECNTEKTREDTFLDIPLPVRPFGSSSAYGSIEEALRAFVQPETLDGNNQYLCEKCKKKCDAHKGLHFKSFPYILTLHLKRFDFDYQTMHRIKLNDRVTFPQTLNLNTFINRSGNNGEQNSQLNGTVDDCSTADSGSAMEDDNLSSGVVTTASSSQHENDLNDEDEGIDMSSSTSKSAKQGSGPYLYELFAIMIHSGSASGGHYYAYIKDFDNNEWFCFNDQNVTSITQEDIQRSFGGPNGSYYSSAYTSSTNAYMLMYRQVDAKRNEQVAKVADFPEHIKTLLPKLHSEEETRGTRLGRHITVTDLALPDLYKPRVYFYNPSLKKMKITRVYVSQSFNINLVLMSAYEMLNVEQFAPLSRCRLVAYNSSMDTIIQSLESCTDPTLTELRAAQNYSLDFLLEYRAEDQEFEVYPPDGITCAGAGSQRRSSPLHRPPFAH; encoded by the exons ATGACGGACAAGGAGAGCGAGCAGTGCACCGTCTCGGTCTTTGACCAGACACCCGGCTCGGAGCAAAAGAAGATCAACGTAGTGGTCCGCTCCCACTTCACGGTGAACCGCGTGATTGACCTTATCGGCACCCAGTTCTCGTACGGAAAGTTCgagctgttgctgcagccacaCGATAACAAGGATCTG GTTAATCTGAATGCCGTGAATTCCCAGCTGATGTACGAAGTGGATGGATTTGAGCCTCAGCTGAAGAACCACTTGATCCTTCTGCCCTCCGGCAGTTGGGATGGCGACGTGACCAAACGCTTTGAGTTGCCCATTAAGAAAGTGGTAGTCAAAAAGGTTATGAAGTCAGACGGAGAGAAGGCCAAGAGTCCTGCGACTGGCGAGAAGAAGAAGCGCGTAGTTGGCgagaaaaccaaaaagaagCCAGCATCGGGATCTTCCTCTCCAAGCAAGACAAAAACGACGAATGAGGACTCCTTGGCCAAGACCAGCATCAGTACGGAATCAAGTCCCGAGAAGGGTTCCAAGATCAAGACCGCTGACGAAAAGATCGCCAAGCCCATTTCAGAACAAGCACCCAAGGCTAGTCCTGAAGAAAGCCCCGAGCTATCTACGGAGACAAGCTTAAAAATCACTTCTTCGGAGAGTCCGGTTGCCAAGAAAACGGCCAAGGTCACTTCTAAGCCGACCCTAGAGTTGCTGAGTCCCATCAAGCCGTCGTCACCCATTAAAGAGCTTGACTGCGAACCAGTTGACACTCTGAGCAAGCAACAGCTCTCtgagcaactgcagctgtATCCACAAGGTAGAAACCTAATCTCACCAGTGGACGATGGTCCTTCCGATCTTTTTATCTCGGATGCCGAACAGTTGTCGGATGACGACCTGGCACTGGGCGCCTCTGCTAGTCCGACAATGCTGGGACCTGGCTACGATTTTGGAGCTCCGACCGGCGACTCGGACGTCGAGGGTGTGACCGGAGTGGTAGACCCATCTACAATTGGCACAGACGATGGTACGTACCCGGCTCTGTCTAACTTCTATCGCCGAAAATATGGTGGCGATGAGCTGCCAGCTTGGCAGAGAGTCAACACAACGGCGGCGGACTTCGTGTCCTCGGCCACCACAGAAACTGAGACAGAGGCAAGGCAGACGAGCGTCGGACCCAGGGGATATGTTGGGTTGGTCAACCAAGCCATGACCTGCTATCTAAACAGTTTGCTGCAGGCACTTTTTATGACACCCGAGTTTAGGAATGCTCTGTACCGCTGGGAGTTCGATAATGACAACGAGGCCAAGAACATACCATACCAACTGCAAAAGCTCTTCCTTAACTTGCAGACCTCGCCCAAAGCGGCGGTAGAAACCACTGACCTGACCCGCAGCTTTGGGTGGGACTCGACGGAGGCCTGGCAGCAGCATGATATCCAGGAACTGTGCCGTGTTATGTTCGACGCTCTAGAGCACAAATTCAAGAACACTAAGCAGGCAAATCTCATCTCCAACCTGTACGAGGGCAAGATGAACGATTACGTGAAGTGCCTGGAGTGCAATACGGAGAAGACGCGCGAGGACACCTTCCTAGATATACCGCTCCCTGTGCGGCCCTTTGGAAGCAGCTCCGCATATGGCAGCATCGAGGAAGCTCTGCGCGCCTTCGTTCAGCCGGAAACGCTCGATGGAAATAACCAGTATCTCTGCGAGAAGTGCAAAAAGAAATGCGACGCTCACAAGGGACTGCACTTCAAGTCCTTCCCCTACATCCTCACGTTGCACCTTAAACGCTTCGACTTTGACTACCAGACCATGCACCGCATCAAATTAAACGACAG AGTGACCTTCCCTCAGACGCTCAACCTGAACACGTTCATCAACCGGAGCGGAAACAACGGTGAACAAAACTCTCAGCTGAACGGCACCGTGGACGATTGCAGCACGGCGGACAGTGGATCCGCCATGGAGGACGATAACCTAAGCAGCGGCGTGGTGACCACAGCGAGCTCTAGTCAGCACGAGAACGATCTGAACGACGAGGATGAGGGCATCGAcatgagcagcagcaccagcaagAGCGCCAAGCAGGGATCCGGTCCGTATCTGTACGAACTGTTCGCCATCATGATCCATTCGGGCAGCGCTTCCGGTGGCCACTACTATGCTTACATTAAGGACTTCGACAACAACGAGTGGTTCTGTTTTAACGATCAGAACGTAACTAGT ATCACCCAAGAGGACATCCAACGTTCGTTTGGCGGACCAAACGGCAGCTACTACTCCAGTGCCTACACCTCCAGCACCAACGCATACATGTTGATGTACCGGCAGGTGGACGCCAAAAGAAACGAGCAGGTCGCCAAGGTGGCCGACTTTCCTGAGCACATCAAAACGCTGCTACCCAAGCTGCACTCGGAGGAGGAGACGCGCGGTACCCGCCTTGGCAGGCACATTACGGTTACGGATTTGGCTCTTCCGGATTTGTACAAGCCCCGCGTCTACTTTTATAATCCCTCCCTGAAGAAGATGAAGATTACCAGGGTGTACGTATCACAGAGTTTCAACATCAACCTGGTTCTCATGTCAGCCTATGAGATGTTGAATGTGGAGCAGTTCGCGCCGCTATCTCGCTGTCGCTTGGTGGCCTACAACTCCTCGATGGACACGATTATCCAGTCCCTGGAGAGTTGCACAGATCCAACTTTGACCGAACTGCGCGCGGCACAGAACTACAGTCTAGACTTTCTGCTGGAGTACCGGGCCGAGGATCAAGAGTTTGAGGTCTATCCGCCAGACGGCATTACGTG CGCGGGAGCGGGAAGCCAGCGACGTTCTTCGCCGCTCCATCGCCCTCCGTTTGCACATTAG